In a genomic window of Pedobacter sp. KBS0701:
- a CDS encoding GNAT family N-acetyltransferase codes for MTLPEKHPAYNYQVNPDLTSINWQRVLQLFQEINWKHRLAGEIEKAFKMSTSTLFIYEGEMIIAFGRVIGDGRYYAMLADVVVDPAYQGQGLGRYLVMALNSQLENYHFVNLSAAPGADRFYKTLGWKKQTTAYIWPQGPKQLRQHCEKD; via the coding sequence ATGACATTACCAGAAAAACATCCTGCATACAATTATCAGGTAAATCCGGATTTAACCAGCATCAATTGGCAACGTGTACTCCAACTTTTTCAGGAGATTAACTGGAAACACCGCTTAGCCGGAGAGATAGAAAAAGCTTTCAAAATGAGCACCTCCACGCTTTTTATCTATGAGGGGGAAATGATCATCGCTTTCGGCAGGGTTATAGGTGATGGAAGGTATTATGCCATGCTGGCAGATGTAGTGGTAGACCCAGCCTATCAGGGCCAGGGACTGGGCAGATACCTGGTTATGGCGCTGAACAGCCAGTTGGAAAATTATCATTTTGTTAACCTTAGTGCTGCCCCTGGAGCCGATCGTTTCTACAAGACCCTCGGGTGGAAAAAGCAGACTACGGCGTATATATGGCCCCAGGGGCCTAAACAGCTGAGACAGCATTGCGAAAAGGATTAA
- a CDS encoding DUF3253 domain-containing protein, which yields MKIPISHQTKQADIQNTILSLATERGPGKSTCPSEIARLLFPQEWRNQMKAVRDVAIDLHKQGRVVITQKGKPVDIDRIKGPIRIKMV from the coding sequence ATGAAAATACCCATATCTCATCAAACAAAGCAGGCTGATATCCAAAACACCATTTTATCCCTCGCTACAGAACGCGGGCCCGGTAAGAGCACCTGCCCATCCGAAATCGCCCGCCTGTTATTTCCGCAAGAATGGCGAAACCAAATGAAAGCGGTGCGCGATGTGGCTATTGATCTGCATAAACAGGGCAGGGTTGTCATCACCCAAAAAGGGAAACCTGTTGACATTGACAGGATCAAGGGACCTATACGGATCAAAATGGTTTAA
- a CDS encoding response regulator transcription factor, with translation MAKRIYVLEDDKEISEIVQMVLEMEGYQVSCFADVSRFNAGKAGGVPDLYLLDIMLPDGNGLEVRAALTNDPITAHIPVLIMSAHTNVAEVSNWPGEKHFIAKPFDIYKLTEKIAMLLKG, from the coding sequence ATGGCGAAAAGAATATACGTCCTGGAGGATGATAAAGAAATTAGTGAAATTGTTCAAATGGTGCTCGAAATGGAAGGTTACCAGGTAAGCTGCTTCGCCGATGTGAGCAGATTTAATGCAGGGAAAGCAGGCGGGGTACCAGATCTTTACTTGCTGGATATTATGTTACCCGATGGCAATGGCCTCGAAGTTAGGGCTGCATTAACTAACGACCCCATAACCGCACACATTCCTGTTCTGATCATGAGCGCCCATACCAATGTTGCTGAAGTCTCAAACTGGCCCGGCGAAAAGCATTTTATCGCAAAACCCTTCGATATCTACAAGCTCACTGAAAAAATAGCAATGCTGCTTAAAGGCTAA
- a CDS encoding DUF3891 family protein, with translation MIVNYCNSGWEIITQRAHGLLAGQICARWKISDQPQRWVETLTATTGHDDVFNEFVRGPLLSDRGGPLDFKMTGFDESACREMMDNAISKSRFIALLFSRHISFTHGDEASARPYLTELKKLEKKWIREAQSSTGEVDRAYALLEFCDAFSLLICQDQIPPEERLLEISKGPSGKSVRFFQRGQQLIVTPWPFEVDTFEVCYERLTLNEIGFENDEAFRTALRNAGLELRKLIISRE, from the coding sequence TTGATTGTTAATTATTGCAACAGCGGATGGGAAATCATCACCCAAAGGGCTCATGGCCTTTTGGCCGGGCAGATCTGTGCCAGATGGAAAATCTCCGATCAGCCACAGCGCTGGGTAGAAACCCTCACCGCTACCACCGGGCACGACGATGTTTTTAACGAATTTGTCCGTGGGCCGCTGTTATCAGATAGGGGCGGACCCCTCGATTTCAAAATGACAGGTTTTGATGAATCGGCCTGCAGGGAAATGATGGATAATGCCATCAGTAAGAGCCGTTTCATTGCGCTGCTTTTTTCAAGGCATATTTCTTTTACCCATGGTGATGAAGCTTCGGCCAGGCCTTACCTTACGGAGCTTAAAAAGCTTGAAAAGAAATGGATCAGGGAAGCGCAGAGCAGCACCGGCGAGGTAGACCGCGCTTATGCTTTACTCGAATTCTGTGATGCTTTTTCACTGCTCATCTGCCAGGACCAGATTCCGCCTGAGGAACGCCTTCTTGAAATTAGTAAAGGTCCAAGCGGCAAATCTGTCCGGTTTTTTCAGCGGGGGCAACAGCTTATTGTTACACCATGGCCTTTTGAGGTCGATACTTTTGAAGTATGTTACGAGCGGCTTACTTTGAATGAAATTGGTTTCGAAAACGATGAGGCATTTAGAACGGCCCTGCGTAATGCGGGGCTTGAACTTCGAAAGCTGATCATCTCGAGAGAATGA
- a CDS encoding ATP-binding protein, translating to MNTYKHAIDNLFPDDDDQRVAALGRYQVFNDEPEPVFDRICELACNMFNVPIAHISFLDEESELVKSSMGLGEQVIRVDRSMSLCAITVLNGSSTVIPNALMDERLAGHPYVYGEFGLRAYAGAPIISNDGYIVGTMCLVSREVRDFTGHEVSLLEGLARIVAEQLELRLENLEHNNRQKSIQDRLMASEARLRCILDTMADGVCIVDENGTTTYINQMAGQIFGVNLLQMQNRSYNDSLWINLRLDGSVLPIDEHPMYTMLKTAAPVYDREIGVARPEKDTFYISVNAVPLFSDQNELSGGVCTFIDVTARRKLMKEKDDFISIASHELKTPITSLGASLQLIKKMKDNLSSPMVPKLIELANESMERLNSLVGNLLDANNINIGALRLNSKAFSIYEMIDACCRQLRIAGEYRLMITGDCSLRMYADQERISQVVINLINNAVKYAPESKVIEINISTQDGMAKISVADQGEGIDIEKIPYLFDRYYRADYKSLHYSGLGLGLYISADIIRRHGGEIGVESVPGQGACFWFTAPLSDQ from the coding sequence GTGAACACCTACAAGCACGCTATAGACAACCTTTTCCCTGATGATGACGACCAGCGGGTTGCAGCATTGGGGCGATACCAGGTTTTTAACGATGAACCTGAACCGGTATTCGATAGAATTTGCGAACTGGCCTGTAATATGTTTAATGTTCCGATTGCTCACATATCATTCCTGGATGAGGAGAGTGAGTTGGTTAAATCCAGTATGGGGCTGGGTGAACAGGTTATCAGAGTTGACCGATCGATGAGCCTTTGTGCCATCACGGTATTAAATGGCAGTTCGACCGTTATTCCCAATGCCCTGATGGACGAAAGGCTTGCCGGGCACCCGTATGTTTACGGAGAATTTGGGCTTAGGGCTTATGCCGGCGCGCCTATTATAAGTAACGACGGCTATATCGTTGGGACGATGTGCCTGGTTAGCCGTGAGGTACGCGATTTTACAGGGCATGAAGTAAGTTTGCTGGAAGGATTGGCGAGAATTGTTGCCGAGCAGCTGGAACTTAGACTGGAAAACCTGGAACACAATAATCGGCAAAAGTCTATTCAGGATAGGCTCATGGCCAGCGAAGCCCGCCTGCGTTGTATTTTAGATACCATGGCCGACGGGGTATGCATTGTTGATGAAAACGGGACCACCACCTACATCAACCAGATGGCCGGGCAGATTTTCGGCGTAAATCTGTTGCAAATGCAAAACCGATCATATAACGACTCGCTTTGGATAAATCTTCGCCTTGATGGATCAGTGCTCCCCATTGATGAGCATCCCATGTACACTATGCTTAAAACAGCTGCACCGGTTTACGACCGGGAAATTGGCGTCGCCAGACCTGAAAAGGATACTTTTTACATTTCGGTTAACGCCGTACCTTTGTTCAGCGACCAGAATGAACTTTCAGGCGGGGTCTGCACCTTTATTGATGTGACCGCGAGGCGGAAACTCATGAAGGAAAAAGATGATTTCATCAGTATCGCCAGCCATGAACTAAAAACACCTATTACAAGCCTGGGCGCATCGCTGCAGTTAATAAAAAAAATGAAAGACAATCTTTCTTCGCCAATGGTCCCCAAGCTTATCGAGTTGGCAAATGAAAGTATGGAGCGGCTCAATAGTCTGGTCGGAAATCTGCTCGACGCGAACAATATCAATATTGGAGCCCTAAGACTGAACAGCAAGGCTTTCAGTATTTATGAAATGATTGATGCATGCTGCAGGCAATTGCGGATAGCTGGCGAGTACCGGCTGATGATAACTGGTGATTGCAGCCTGCGGATGTATGCCGACCAGGAAAGGATAAGCCAGGTGGTGATTAACCTCATCAACAATGCTGTTAAATATGCGCCAGAGTCTAAGGTTATCGAAATCAATATTTCTACGCAGGATGGAATGGCAAAGATTTCTGTGGCGGACCAGGGAGAGGGCATCGACATTGAAAAGATACCCTATCTTTTTGACCGGTATTACCGCGCAGATTACAAAAGCCTTCACTATTCCGGCCTGGGACTGGGCTTATACATCAGTGCAGACATTATACGAAGACATGGGGGCGAAATCGGTGTGGAATCGGTACCGGGCCAGGGCGCCTGCTTTTGGTTCACTGCTCCTTTATCCGATCAATAA